ACCAGGTGGAAGGGAGGGCTGCTTTGGCTCCTGGAGAGGCCCCTCCCTGCTGCATTGGCTGGAAAGACTGCGGTTGAAGAGGACCTCCCATGCTCTGTAGGGGTTGCAAAGACAAAGACCCACACAAGCAGAGTCAGAGAAAGAGCTAATCCAAGCTGAAATCTCAGAGATATACAGCAATAAGACACATCAAAGCTCCAACTCTGAAATACTTCATGAAGAGATACAGTTCCTTCTCATAATTCAAGGCCTTTAAACCCCCACTTAACCTCCATACTGTCAAAGAGAtctgctgctgtctgtttcTGAGCTCATTAAAACACggagaaacaaagacacaggtttttttttttaggtcaaCAACCTTTTAACATGGAATACAGTCGACATCCACAGGCTTTTGTtgggtttttaatgtttttgtaactCAAACCTGATTCTTCTCATTCTGTGTGTCAGAAACAGGAGGAGTGGGTGGTTAGTGGGCGGTCTCTGGGGGAGAGGAGCATCTGGTGAGGCTGCATGCTAACCCTCCACCATCATGCCAGTCCTCCATCTCTCAATCACACGAGGTATGTCTTTATCACACAGGCATACCGACTCCTTTGGTCTATGGGGAAACTGAAAGCTGGGAGTCAATGTGCGAAGACTTTACTGGAACACTATTTAAAGTGAGTTGCGTCTCCCCTTGTttgactttcatttatttcccgCTTCAAACAGAAGCATAAAATGGTTTAAAGGTTATTTGTGAGTACATATAAATGTCAGAATATAACTTATATTTCAAGGCCAAATCAACAAGCCTGGGGTTAGCTAAAAACACTACAGCTCTGTgattttaaaacttaaaatgtaaactgtGCTAGTTAAAGTTGGCTTTGGATTGTTGGCTCAAATTGAGGTGAACAGGTTTATCTAGTACCTGAGTCATTCCGTTTAGTACACTGATATCAACAATAAGACActgctgtgtgttattaaaacTATATGCTGCCTTTTTCAAATACAGTCTAAAGTATTTACAAACACATCAAATGTATCTGTCTAGCTTGGTATTGATGAAATCTGAAGtcataaactgtatttttattttcctgagGATATTTTGTCTCCACCTGTATAATTTAAGCTCCCCATCATGAGTCTTGTAATGATATGtatattaataaatgatttagAAAAGGATGCGTGGGTTGTATGAGTGCGGTCATGCATACCTGTGACATAGACTGGGGCAGCACCGTGGTGCTCATGCTCTGCGAGGAGCTCATGCTGAAGTTGAGGCTCTGGGAGGAGGTGAGGGACTGAGTCGGCCCCATCAGGTCGAACAGGTCTGCCGAGGCAGGGCCCGAGCTTGCAGCCAGGGCTGGGGCGGCTGCAGGAGCTGTCATGGCTCCAAAAAGGTCATTTTGGCTGGTGTCCACTGTCTGAGCAGAGGCTGGCATCTGACCTCCGGGGAAAGCGTTCCACTCTCCAAATTCTCCATTGCTGCTGGAGGAAGGGGCTGCAGCtaaaagaaggaggaggaataTAAGACGGTTGTGTTACGATGCTGGTATTGTGAGCTTTGTAAATAACTGCAATGTGCTGCCGACTCAAGCTCATTTAAACCCGTCATGGCAGTTAAGAACAAACAGTTGAGTCTTCAGAGAGTCTGGCTGTTTTCAGGTCATTCTCACGTGACCACTGGTGCCACCTTTTAAATTTTAATTGAACTGGCCCTTGTTTTCTCCACCCCTCCTCTCGATCTCTCCCAGCTCCCTCCACCccctccatcttcctcctctgtccctGTCTCCTTGTCATCCATAACAGGAGTTGATGTGTGTCTGTTCTTGTTATGCAGAGCAGGTAGCAGGCTCCATATGGCCAGGGCTTCCTCACAGCATCTCTCTGAATATTCTAGCAGTATGGCTGCGACAGCAcagcaaacacatgcacacactaacaaacaacaaaaaaaaagagaaaaaaccaACCAGAGGCAGCCGGTGCGGCGAAGTCAGCGAATCCACCCATCAGGTCTGGGTTGAGAAGTagacataaacacatcaatTTTAAACAAGAGAGCTCCAGGTGTCATTCCACCATAGTTAGCATTCCTTCAGAGTCAGAAGTgtaggagggaggggaggggtgggggcaGCAGTGGATAGGTGGAGAGGAGCAAACATCTGTTCAGCGCTCCCGCCCTCTCCGTTCACCGGGGACTGCTCCGAAAACATCTGGTGCACTTATCTCCTATACATCCACTCCCTCCCACTGCTGTCCCCAAAAACTGAGGCTAGCCTCAGCAGCTGGGCACCGTCACTGCAGCCGCTGTGGACGCTCGCTCTGCACAGCGCAGAAACTCTGAGCGAGAAGGTCATGCCTGGGTTTACTGGTGTCTAGCTTGTTTGCCAAAATACAAAAGATGTAGCAGGCGAGGTCTTTCCTTTCTAGTCGTTTCCCTAAGGTGCTCAATATGCTAAACGTGTCTGGGATCAGTTGCTTTACTGTGGTTTCGGCATAGCAACAAGATTTATCAAAAATGTTATCTGAAGTAATGACATAATACCTGTGGCAGCAGCAGGCCGGCTCGCTGTTGTGTCCACCATGAAGAGGTCTGCTAGGTTGCTGCTGGCGGGCTGGGGGGCTGCTGGCTGGGCCTgcaataaagaatacaaaaaattcAATTCCATTATTGTCATTTCACAgttcaataaagttaaatagaAACCATGACAAGAATAAATATTCTCAATGAAGTTTTATCCGATATGCTAACATGTTACCTGTTTGGTGGTGGTGACTGGGCTGTTATCTCCTACGTAATGGGCTGCAGCCCCCAGGTCTACTTTCTTAGACGGGACCCCTCTCTTCCTAGTTGCTGTAGTCTCTGTTGCTTGGACTATGGAAACACTCTTGGTGGTTACGGTCTCCTCTTCATCTTTGAATTCTTTTCCCGACTGGCCGTTTTGAGACGAGCGGGCACGGTCCTCCTCGTTGTCGCTGAAAAAGAATTAGAATGTTTCGGGGGTTAGGGAAGGGGTTTCCTCTCTTTTGTTCAAGGTCcaatcagttatttaaaaaaatgttttgcaggTCTATGGTAAATGATACCTGAATCCATCGTCGTCCATGTCCTTTTTCCTAAATCTGCTAATGGTGTCATCGATGGTGCTGCCGATTTTGTCGCTGATCTCCCCCAGTTTCTCGCTGAAGGGGAACTGCCCTTTATTCCTCTCCCAGTCGTCGTCCCACTTCCCCCGGCTGTCGCTGGAGTCGTACTTGTCCCCCGCTGTGGAGAAGGAATAAAAGTAGGTGGGAAAGGAGAtaaaagaaggaagaagaggacatgAATACAATCAAATCCAAACGTTTTTGGACATTATTTGACGGTTTATATAACTCAGAGGACTTACTGCTGTAGCTTCGGTATCCCATACTGTCTGAGGAAACCCCgatgtatttgtctttgttcTTCTTCGATTTTTTCCGTTCTTCCCTAAGCCTCTCATCATCCTGGACAAAATCTATTGTCTCCTTCACCTTCTGACGCACATTCACACCTTGATCCTTCCCATTTTCATCTAGAAACACAGGGGTAGAGAAGGAGAAAAGCACAGACACTATAATTAATGGATCAGCCATCAGAGGCATTATTTAAATCCAGAGACGGATTCAGTCTCTCAGTTAACTTTACCATCCACATatggaataaatataaatatttgtctttatttcttttgttttgtaaacttCCCCTCAAATAAACACATGGTTGGGAAGAGCAAAAGCAGCTTTATggaagtgtatgtgtgtgtttgtgtgtggtttaaGGGTTTGTGGACTAAGCGGTGCTTAGGGCCCCTGTCCATTCATTACAGCTCACACTGAAGCTATTGTTAACAAACACTCAAATGCTGAGGTGTAAAGAGTGCCTGCATACTCAGAGCcaaatttgttttttgtttttgttgagcaAGTTCTTAGGTAATTATCCTCCAacatgtaaagaaaacaaaggtttaaagaagagaaaagatACAGTGATGAAAAGACCAGAATGTTGCCTTACCTACAAAGTGGTAACTTTCTAATGACCTCAGGTCGTACAGATGTTCTCTGGTGCTGGTAACAACCCTCTCTGACCCATTTCTGATTAGATGGGCCAGCAGTAGCAGCGACTGAagaacagacacaaacaaagagtTAACCTGGGGTCGGTTATGGGTGTGATTTTATTCAGTTAAAGTTATGTTAACAGAAGGTTCTTTTTAAAAGATTTCAAGCGGGTCCGGTTTGGAATAACTCATTTTGGTGCTTTAAGGCATTCAAAGTGTTGTGTGATAATTaggcatgtgtgtttgtgcgatGTCGCAACAGTGTTCAGGCAGACCTTGTAGACTCTCCGCCAGTTCTTCTTGTTATCCCTCAGCATGCGGGCCCACAGCATGTTCATCACCTCTGGGAACTGCTCATACATGAAGGTGGCTCTAGATACACAAACATtcacagaggaagagacagaggaacACAATCATACTTTAAGTGACAGTTTTAATCTCCAAAGTATTGAAGGATCACCCGTTTCCTATCTGTATGTAAGAGTAGTCCACAGAATATAAGATGTAAAAATAGCAACTATTAACATATCATTTTGCATAAAACCAGACAAGGCAGTGTAGATTTAGAGAAGGTTCAGGTCACTGTTGTGTTGTAATTCGCTACACCTTTAATGTTTCAATGACTGAAGGAAAACTGACATGCCAAGGCGGGAAATTGAGACTGCAAAAATAAAGTGAGGAtcttctctgtgttttgtctgGTTGTTTTTTCAAGTATAAGTGTGCAACCAAAATCGCAACAATATGGTTTAGTATTTAGTTTTACCCTGTCTGTAGTCAGCTACATCATTAGCATTTATTAGTCAAGAACAGAACATTCTAACTGGTCTCATCAGCTTTAATGAATGCTATACTATGGCCTGTGTTCAGTACAGCCGACAGCGGAACAGCAGGTTCTTTCTGGAAGAAAAATACTTCCCTGGAAACAGGGGATTTTGTGGACAGGGCTCAAAAAACCAAAGCTCAAAATAGGTTCCTAAAGTCAAAATGGAGGTGAATTTCCTGTAAAATGTTCCTGCAAAAGTTCACTCCGTAAAACAAGGGCTTGAAAATAATCTTTCTACAGTTTGATTTTATGTGCAAATAACCTTGGTGCTATTCAGCGGGACCCATGGTGCAACACTACATGTTGTCCTTACCTGGAGATTTCACTCATCAGCTGTCCTGAGGGTCCCCAGGGGTCGTCGTTGGTGGCCTCTCTGACTTTGGACTCCACCTCCGAGTAGTTCATCACCACATTGGTTCTATACAGtaggataaaaaacaaacaaaagtcacTCCATTCATCATGCCTGTATGAAGCATTATATATGGCATTTATCATTTTAGTTCAAAATATATGGCCTCCATGGAAAACCATCAACATGGATGATATTAGATGACAGCTCTTTTTACAGCCACGCCCGTACACTTTTCCTTTCAGAGGCTAAAAGAAATGGGACAATAGGGAGTGCTTGTGGGTGTGCTCTGAATCCAACGACCcgtaaaaaactaaaatagggGAATAAGCAAGCAAATGCAAACCTGTGTCcaatataaacacatacatgAGACCTCAGATGGCCCTGTGAAACAGGGCAGTTCTCTGTGGGTGAGCTCGGGTAGACATACTAAGAAAAAGGGGGAACACACCGACACTACAGACTTTTCTAACAACCTCAGGGCTTGTTTTCCAGAGGTTGGGTAGTCTGTTAACATATTTAGAATCATTAGCAAAAACGTAGGCAAACTTATAATTAGCCTTTGTACTCAGTCAGACGACATAAATGTAAGCGGCTGTTAGTAGGTCTACAATATGCACTAATAAATGTTCAAAACCACCATTTATTGCATGAGAAAAACGGATGTCTATTAAATGTCCATGTCATAAAAAGGTAAAGAACAAAAGATTTTCCAGGCAGAGAACATTTGGACCATTGCTGGTGCATTATTGTCAGTTTACTTTAACACTTGTATCTAGCTTTGCTTGGACATGGTTATAGGAAAGACTTGAATCCAAATGAATGATTTGTTAAAACAAGAgatttatgacatttttgaaGAAAGGTGGCCTGGGTGTATTTTGATTTTCTGTCTACTACCTTGAATGGGAAAGGTTTCTTACAGTACTCGAGAGATATACTTGTTAAAAGAAAGGCATCTCATTCCTAAAGAGTCAGCTTTATCCATAACAAAGTGAGGAGAAACATTTGAACCCTCCTTAGTCCTCCCTCACTACTGCCACATCAGCAATAAAATGTACAGGGCCTGAAACAGCAGCATTGAATTGATGGTTGGAGATAAACCCTCTCTGTGGTTGTGGAGAAAGGATGCATTACTACTACAAGCTGCAGGGTTTGGTTACAACTCTAGATGACAACATGCTCTCTTTCGTTTAAATGAAGTGTATGCCAACAACATTATTTGACCATGAGTTAAATTACCATAAGATAtgataagaatgactttattaatcccacacTGGGAAATTTTGGaacacagggagctgctgcaacaggctgccaTCAACAGCGAAGTTTCAATGCTAGGTGCTTCTTCATTCATGTTGGATCAGGGGTTACAGTGACTTTATGAAGGACAGAGATCCGAGACCGACATACAGAGCTTATCGTGTATCAAACTGAATACTAATGCCAATGCTCTTTATGGATAATGCTGATTTCATCTGTGTTAGGGAAAATGTCAGGTTTTaggtcacattttatttcattttggagTCTCTCTGATCAATTTGCTACTACGTTACAACTTCA
The DNA window shown above is from Eleginops maclovinus isolate JMC-PN-2008 ecotype Puerto Natales chromosome 23, JC_Emac_rtc_rv5, whole genome shotgun sequence and carries:
- the clint1a gene encoding clathrin interactor 1a isoform X2 → MLNMWKVRELVDKATNVVMNYSEVESKVREATNDDPWGPSGQLMSEISRATFMYEQFPEVMNMLWARMLRDNKKNWRRVYKSLLLLAHLIRNGSERVVTSTREHLYDLRSLESYHFVDENGKDQGVNVRQKVKETIDFVQDDERLREERKKSKKNKDKYIGVSSDSMGYRSYSTGDKYDSSDSRGKWDDDWERNKGQFPFSEKLGEISDKIGSTIDDTISRFRKKDMDDDGFSDNEEDRARSSQNGQSGKEFKDEEETVTTKSVSIVQATETTATRKRGVPSKKVDLGAAAHYVGDNSPVTTTKQAQPAAPQPASSNLADLFMVDTTASRPAAATAAAPSSSSNGEFGEWNAFPGGQMPASAQTVDTSQNDLFGAMTAPAAAPALAASSGPASADLFDLMGPTQSLTSSQSLNFSMSSSQSMSTTVLPQSMSQSMGGPLQPQSFQPMQQGGASPGAKAALPSTWSDSSINISLDFLGPGMQPPKQSQPTLNTLQHGNPVPTSMLSQGFSTMNLGPAAVKPPVNPMMHPGAGMGMGMGMAMSPNQGMMGMGMNMGMPQAGMAMGMPSAMGMNPAMVQQPKLDAFADFGNFGK
- the clint1a gene encoding clathrin interactor 1a isoform X1; the protein is MLNMWKVRELVDKATNVVMNYSEVESKVREATNDDPWGPSGQLMSEISRATFMYEQFPEVMNMLWARMLRDNKKNWRRVYKSLLLLAHLIRNGSERVVTSTREHLYDLRSLESYHFVDENGKDQGVNVRQKVKETIDFVQDDERLREERKKSKKNKDKYIGVSSDSMGYRSYSTGDKYDSSDSRGKWDDDWERNKGQFPFSEKLGEISDKIGSTIDDTISRFRKKDMDDDGFSDNEEDRARSSQNGQSGKEFKDEEETVTTKSVSIVQATETTATRKRGVPSKKVDLGAAAHYVGDNSPVTTTKQAQPAAPQPASSNLADLFMVDTTASRPAAATDLMGGFADFAAPAASAAAPSSSSNGEFGEWNAFPGGQMPASAQTVDTSQNDLFGAMTAPAAAPALAASSGPASADLFDLMGPTQSLTSSQSLNFSMSSSQSMSTTVLPQSMSQSMGGPLQPQSFQPMQQGGASPGAKAALPSTWSDSSINISLDFLGPGMQPPKQSQPTLNTLQHGNPVPTSMLSQGFSTMNLGPAAVKPPVNPMMHPGAGMGMGMGMAMSPNQGMMGMGMNMGMPQAGMAMGMPSAMGMNPAMVQQPKLDAFADFGNFGK